One Ptychodera flava strain L36383 unplaced genomic scaffold, AS_Pfla_20210202 Scaffold_83__1_contigs__length_492613_pilon, whole genome shotgun sequence genomic region harbors:
- the LOC139128988 gene encoding uncharacterized protein isoform X2 — MTNGAIKESHHRLSKTFNTVISENKLDSTATQESTESEDNHNSTSASTEVFIQIDVKVTAPADDLSKVESCDSLTRLNEFLSLIGSRCQCVKNNSPLKIRVSCPTLQSVEGLWESYKSDFLLQVICSDVLLKFDSDGICDKVIIESWRYRKAKLELNSLYLGNHGNNGNGSVRDPVNTKPDNKTGNGRNGGNQVQKMTID, encoded by the exons ATGACAAATGGAGCTATTAAGGAATCACATCATAGGTTGTCGAAAACTTTTAACACTGTCATCTCAGAAAATAAGCTAG ACTCGACAGCTACACAGGAATCAACTGAAAGTGAAGACAATCACAATTCAACAAGTGCATCTACAGAAG ttttcatCCAAATTGACGTAAAAGTCACTGCACCAGCTGATGATCTATCAAAGGTTGAATCCTGTGATAGCCTTACAAGACTAAATGAGTTCTTAAGTCTTATTGGAAGTAGATGTCAATGTGTAAAAAATAACAGTCCGCTGAAAATTCGTGTGTCTTGCCCAACATTGCAATCGGTGGAGGGCCTCTGGGAAAGCTACAAAAGTGATTTTCTCCTCCAAGTGATCTGCTCTGATGTTTTGCTGAAATTTGATAGTGATGGTATCTGTGACAAAGTAATTATTGAGAGTTGGCGATATCGTAAAGCAAAACTAGAGTTGAATTCTCTGTACTTAG GTAACCATGGCAATAATGGCAATGGTTCAGTGAGAGACCCTGTGAATACCAAACCTGATAACAAAACTGGTAATGGTAGGAATGGTGGTAACCAGGTACAAAAAATGACCATTGATTAG
- the LOC139128988 gene encoding uncharacterized protein isoform X1, which yields MKLQKRQRLVTLYIYMFAIAFHWETTVSSTNKGTGILVVSTEWWPRSGNIPRSVLQGDLMKLLTHQGRVYMTIFEPSEAEKMDAEKKQIKLIEAENFQNDKLSLTERLLRHKSYFPSLKNECADVKIIIGYSMVNGTTDAARSIHEEIFPNAHFVPVLSYIPEDLNKEPSDIQDLEYEIMEYVEKAKFAISIGPKVHSHFSIKFNALENKPEHIEFLPAVDDQIFDKTISDLDINDQLHLLTFDFFSRTVEKCTESLETVARACGKIANYFANRIRTKLKIRGLPEKIGKECQENLLRISGSPYLDIIHYPSPVAITHLQNTILNDFSQCHLHLYAPIISPFGFISLLASAA from the exons ATGAAACTGCAGAAGAGACAGCGGTTGGTGActttgtatatatacatgtttgCCATAGCATTTCACTGGGAAACAACAGTGTCATCTACAAATAAAG GCACTGGCATTTTAGTTGTGAGCACAGAATGGTGGCCGAGGTCTGGAAATATCCCTAGAAGTGTACTCCAAGGAGATTTGATGAAACTACTAACACACCAAGGACGGGTTTATATGACTATCTTCGAACCTTCTGAGGCTGAAAAAATGGACGCCGAGAAAAAGCAGATCAAATTAATAGAggcagaaaattttcaaaatgataagTTATCACTCACAGAGCGACTTCTCCGACACAAATCCTATTTCCCCTCTCTTAAAAATGAGTGTGCTGACgtcaaaattataatagggtATTCTATGGTTAACGGGACGACAGACGCTGCTAGGagcattcatgaagaaatttTTCCAAATGCTCATTTTGTTCCAGTCTTGTCATACATACCGGAAGACCTTAACAAAGAACCGAGTGACATCCAAGATTTGGAATATGAAATAATGGAATATGTTGAGAAAGCTAAGTTTGCCATTTCAATCGGACCCAAAGTACATTCCCACTTTTCGATTAAATTTAACGCCCTAGAAAATAAACCAGAGCATATAGAATTTTTACCAGCGGTAGATGatcaaatatttgataaaacgATTTCTGATCTTGATATTAATGATCAACTACATTTATTAACATTCGATTTCTTTTCAAGGACAGTCGAGAAATGTACAGAAAGTTTAGAAACTGTCGCTCGTGCATGTGGTAAAATCGCTAATTACTTTGCAAACCGAATACGCACAAAGTTAAAAATCCGAGGTCTTCCTGAAAAGATTGGAAAAGAATGCCAAGAAAATTTATTAAGGATTTCTGGTTCACCTTATCTCGATATTATTCATTATCCTTCTCCTGTAGCTATTACTCATTTACAAAACACTATTTTGAATGATTTTAGTCAATGTCACCTACATCTATATGCCCCTATCATATCACCTTTTGGCTTTATAAGCTTATTAGCAAGTGCTGCTTGA